The Lutibacter profundi region AGAAAGGTTAAAAAAATTGGTTAAAGAGGCCGGGTTTGTTGCCAGAAAAATAGAGTACTCAAAAACAGATTTTGTATTAAATGAAAATTAAAAATTAAGATAAAAATATACAATTCATCTCAATTTAATTTTTATATAAAAAACAAATACAATTAGATATAAGAACAGGAAAATATGCACTTCTGTTGCATTACATATTGATGTACTTTTATTGAATATTAATTATAATAAGTACAATTATGAAAACAAAAATGAATATAGGTTTCGGTTTATTATTAGCCGTATTAATTGTGTCTGCTTATGGTTTTCAAGGCAACAACTCTAAATCTACATTAAACAATTATGAACCTAAAAAAAAAGAGTTAAATATTACAGGAAGCGAGTTATTTCAAAATAATTGCGCTGCTTGTCATGGAACAGACCGAAAAGGGAATTTACCAACTTTTCCTTCTTTGGTTAACATTAACCAAAAGTTAAGTAAAAATCAAATAGGCGAGCTACTTCAAACGGGAAGAAATATAATGCCTAATTTCTCACATTTATCCAGTTCAGAAAGAAATGCTATTGTAGGATTTTTATATGGTGAATCAACTTCATCTGCCGTTGCAACAAAAATTTCTTCAGTAGAAAAAGGAAAAAACCTTTTTATAGCAAATTGTGCACGTTGTCACCAACCTAATCCCAAAAATTTAAACGGTCAAAATCAAATGCAAAATCAATTGGGAATGGGAATGAAACCTCCTGTGCTTAATGGGGTTAATAAATGGGTTAATATTTATCAATTTAAACAAATTTTAAATATGGGGCCTTGTTATATGCCTTCATTTGCTTCAATGGATAATGAAGATAAAGAAGATATTTATACCTATTTAAGTTCGTTGAAAACGAACTATCAAAGTAATAACAGAATGAGAAGAGGATGCCGTATGGGGATGATGAGATAAACGATATTGAAAATATCGGTAAATAAATTATTTAACCTATAAAATAGAATAACTAAAAATTAAAAATTATGTGGTACGAATGTAATAATAATTGGCATTATTTTGGAATGCACGGATTTTGGTGGCTCTTTTGGATCATCGCATTAATTGTAATCTTTTTGGTCTTAAAACCATATTTGATTAATAAAAAAGAAAAAGATTCTTCACTAGAAATTTTAAGACGTAAATACGCCTCTGGTAACATCTCTACTGAAGAGTATGAAGAAAGAAAAAGAATACTTGAAAATGAGTAATACTATTTTAAGTCTTAACTTTAAATACAAATTTCAGTAAAAATTATTATAAACCATTGTTTTAATAAAACAACATTAAAAAACAATTTATTAAATTGTAAGCAGATATTATTAAAAAATTAAAATTTAAAATTATGTGGTGGAATGATTGCGATAGTAGAGAATATTTTTATGTCTCACATGGAATTTGGTGGTTCTTTTGGTTGGCGATATTAGTTATTGCCTATTTAATGCTAAAAGCATATTTAGATAGTAAAAAGGAGAAAGATTCATCTTTAAAAATATTAAAGCGTAAATATGCCTTAGGAGAAATTTCTACAGAAGAATATGAAGAAAGAAAAAGGGTATTAGAAAAAAAATAGAATACAGAATTTAATATTTTTATAATTGAAATTAAAAAAATTAAGTATAAAATAAAGAATTAAACAAATATTATTATGGACTATTATTTCAATAAAATTGTTTCAGGAGATTTTAATCAAACAATAGAAAAAGTAAAAGAAGTATTAAAAACAGAAGGTTTTGGAGTACTTACAGAAATAGATATTAAAGCAACTTTAAAGAAGAAACTAGATGTTGAATTTTATAATTATATAATTTTAGGAGCCTGCAACCCTACCTTTGCATATAAAGCATTACAAACTGAAGATAAAATTGGTACAATGCTTCCGTGCAATGTAATTGTTCAAGAAAAAAAGCTTGGGAAAATTGAAGTATCAGCAGTAGACCCTGCAGCTTCAATGAACGCAATTGAAAATGAAGCATTAATAAAAGTAGCTTCACAAGTAAGAGATAAATTAAAAAGGGTAATTGATAAACTATAAGGTGAAAACCTTGTAATACGTATAGTTTATACCAATTAATTGAAAACACTAATTTGTTAAAAAAACAGAGTAAACGAGGTAGGGTTTGTTGCACTAAATATGTTTGTATATAAAAGACATTATTACTAAATAGTAAAACTCAAAACAATTACAATAGTTGCTAAAAAAAGTAGAACTTAAAAAGGTAAATAAAATGAATAATAATAAAATAGTAAAAAGTGTTGAAAATGTAAATAGTTATAATGAGTTAAAATCTGATGCAATATATCATATAGGCGAATGTATGGCTGTTAGAGAACAAATAATTAAAAATAAAAATAGTGTAATTATTGCTAAAGTAAATAATTTAGAAATTGCATTATGTGATAATGGTAAATTTGAAGAATTGTTAGATAATGAAATTAAGCAAGCCGGACTTTGTTTAGAGAATAAGCCCAATAATTTTATGTAGATTATTATGTAAGTTTAATACATTAAAAAGATAAATAAAAAATAACTAAGAATTAATAGAAAACAGGAATAACTAACATTACTTTAAACCAACAACTATGATTGTGACTATAAAAAATATACTTTTCATTTGTGTTATTGTTCTATCCTTTCAAATGGTACATTCTCAAACAACTTATATGACCAAAAAAGGTCATTTAAAAATGGTTGGAAGAGTTAATGATAAGCCTGTTATTGCAGAAAGTCATAAGCTTTCAGTATTTTTAGATTATAAAACTAAACAAATAAAAGGAACGCTAGACCTTAAAAGCTTAGTTAGTAAAATTCCAGAATTAAAAAATTATTTAAAAGAGCAACAACAACCACTAATGGTCTATTTTTCGGGAACAATTCCATCAGATGATTTTATGTCTCAACCCCATCAACCTCTTATTTTTAATTGGGAAGTAACGGTTGCTTTTCAAAATAAAAAGTTTAAGGTAATACTTAAAACAACTCTTCAGCATATTGAAGAAGGATCTGTTTTTTCATGTCGCTTAAACGCTATGGGGAATGTTAATACAGATATAATAGGGCTAAATAAAATAATACCAGATTTAGATAAAACAATTGAAATTCAATTTATTCAGTTTATTTTAAGGGTATAAAAATAGAATAATTAACAACAAATATTAGAATTAACAATTAACAAATGCACTTCCATCGCATGGTGTCTTTTGATAATTTTGAAAATAAAAATTAGAAATAATGAGTGAAGATTGTAAAGAAGGTTCAGCTTGCGCAGTTGATTATAGTCAAGAAACAAAGAGAATAGATTTCAATAAATTTAGACATGAATATGTAATTTCAGCAATAGTTTTTGTGCTGTTGATAATAGGAATTTTGCTAGATTATAATAATTTACTCTTTTTTGATCAAGATGATTCTCTTATTTGGTTTTTTGTATTGTATATTGTTATTGGAGGAAAAACCATTATTCAGGCATTAATTTTAATGCTTAGTAGAGATTTTTACAATGAATTTGTTTTAATGACCATTGCTACACTGGGAGCCTTTCTTATAAATTCCTATGCTGAAGCTGTTGCGGTAATGCTATTTTATGTAGTTGGTGAATTATTTCAAGAAGCAGCTGTAAATAAAGCAAAAAATTCCATAGAGGCTTTATTAAAAGTACA contains the following coding sequences:
- a CDS encoding c-type cytochrome — its product is MKTKMNIGFGLLLAVLIVSAYGFQGNNSKSTLNNYEPKKKELNITGSELFQNNCAACHGTDRKGNLPTFPSLVNINQKLSKNQIGELLQTGRNIMPNFSHLSSSERNAIVGFLYGESTSSAVATKISSVEKGKNLFIANCARCHQPNPKNLNGQNQMQNQLGMGMKPPVLNGVNKWVNIYQFKQILNMGPCYMPSFASMDNEDKEDIYTYLSSLKTNYQSNNRMRRGCRMGMMR
- a CDS encoding SHOCT domain-containing protein, which translates into the protein MWYECNNNWHYFGMHGFWWLFWIIALIVIFLVLKPYLINKKEKDSSLEILRRKYASGNISTEEYEERKRILENE
- a CDS encoding SHOCT domain-containing protein, yielding MWWNDCDSREYFYVSHGIWWFFWLAILVIAYLMLKAYLDSKKEKDSSLKILKRKYALGEISTEEYEERKRVLEKK
- a CDS encoding DUF302 domain-containing protein, encoding MDYYFNKIVSGDFNQTIEKVKEVLKTEGFGVLTEIDIKATLKKKLDVEFYNYIILGACNPTFAYKALQTEDKIGTMLPCNVIVQEKKLGKIEVSAVDPAASMNAIENEALIKVASQVRDKLKRVIDKL